In Deltaproteobacteria bacterium, a single genomic region encodes these proteins:
- a CDS encoding GNAT family N-acetyltransferase, giving the protein MSYRLSDDWKKKIVTPEEVLAEVKPGMSIFLGTGQAEPRTLVKHLMMSDQSNLRDLELVQLVSFGDAIPIDERYRHKYRLKTFFAGWLASEAITAGRIDLVPSRTSSIPWLFRSGSIDVDVAFIQISTPDEQGFASLGIAIDAARYAMDCASLVVGEINEDIPCTLGDTFVHAGDFDFLVQSTEKPLYLNRWPYDDSFDKLAANVATVIKDGSCIHYSIGPLFEALPRHLEHKHDLGIHTITLTDAVMDLVRTGVVTNRKKDFFRGKTVAAYALGTDKLLKWIHRNPLIEFQGIDVIANPQNISQNDNFIAILPARKVDITGGIALHTGKGNVNPGPGEVQEMFAGAALSKGGRTVFALPSRNLKGQPNIMLSVEEFPNQFTNRESLDMIATEYGVASLRGKTVRERALALIDIAHPDDRGALVQMAKTSNILYRDQIYLTESGHLYPHEISYTQTFKGGTTIRFRPIKPSDEDDMRRLFYRFSDQAVYYRYFSPIKTMPHMKMQEYVNVDFKRTMSIVGIIEEEGHERIIAEARYVRLKDRPTFADVAFITDEKYQGIGIGSYLLRTLIKLAKKNDIEGFTADVITDNKPMIKVFEKLGYPIHAVVNFGVYEFTIPFTEEGDAVNKPQGSLS; this is encoded by the coding sequence ATGTCGTACAGGCTTTCCGATGACTGGAAAAAGAAGATCGTCACCCCCGAAGAGGTCCTGGCCGAGGTCAAGCCGGGAATGAGCATTTTTCTCGGGACAGGCCAGGCCGAGCCCCGCACACTGGTCAAGCACCTCATGATGTCGGACCAGAGCAATCTGCGAGACCTTGAACTCGTCCAGCTTGTCAGTTTCGGAGACGCCATACCCATCGACGAGAGATACCGGCACAAATATCGCCTGAAGACCTTTTTCGCCGGGTGGCTTGCCAGTGAAGCGATCACGGCAGGGCGCATCGACCTGGTACCGAGCAGGACATCCTCCATTCCCTGGCTTTTCAGGTCCGGTTCGATCGACGTTGACGTGGCCTTCATACAGATCTCAACACCCGATGAGCAGGGGTTTGCAAGCCTCGGCATCGCCATCGACGCGGCACGGTACGCCATGGACTGCGCATCTCTCGTTGTGGGCGAGATCAACGAAGACATTCCCTGCACCCTGGGTGATACCTTCGTACATGCCGGCGATTTTGATTTTCTCGTGCAATCGACGGAGAAACCGCTCTATCTCAACCGGTGGCCCTACGACGATTCCTTTGACAAGCTGGCGGCCAATGTGGCCACCGTCATCAAGGACGGCAGCTGCATCCACTACTCGATCGGACCGCTCTTCGAGGCGCTCCCCCGGCATCTGGAACACAAGCATGATCTCGGCATTCATACCATCACCCTCACCGATGCTGTGATGGACCTGGTAAGAACCGGTGTGGTCACGAACCGGAAAAAGGACTTTTTCCGGGGCAAGACCGTGGCCGCCTATGCCCTGGGAACGGATAAGCTCCTGAAGTGGATCCACCGCAACCCGCTGATCGAATTCCAGGGGATCGACGTTATCGCGAACCCTCAGAACATCAGCCAGAACGATAATTTCATCGCGATCCTGCCGGCCAGGAAAGTGGATATCACAGGAGGGATCGCCCTTCACACGGGCAAGGGGAACGTGAACCCGGGACCGGGAGAGGTACAGGAGATGTTCGCCGGCGCGGCCCTTTCAAAGGGCGGACGGACCGTGTTCGCCCTCCCCAGCCGGAACCTCAAGGGACAACCGAACATCATGCTCTCCGTGGAAGAATTCCCCAATCAGTTCACCAACCGGGAATCCCTCGACATGATCGCGACGGAATACGGGGTGGCCTCCCTGCGGGGCAAGACGGTGCGTGAACGCGCCCTGGCGCTGATAGACATCGCCCATCCCGATGACCGGGGCGCCCTGGTCCAGATGGCCAAGACGAGCAACATCCTGTACCGGGACCAGATATACCTGACCGAATCCGGGCATCTGTACCCTCATGAGATCTCATATACCCAGACCTTCAAGGGTGGCACAACGATCCGTTTCCGGCCCATCAAACCCTCCGATGAAGACGACATGCGCAGGCTCTTTTACCGATTTTCCGATCAGGCCGTGTATTACCGGTATTTCAGTCCCATCAAGACCATGCCGCATATGAAGATGCAGGAATACGTGAACGTGGATTTCAAACGCACCATGTCGATCGTGGGCATCATAGAAGAGGAGGGGCATGAACGGATCATCGCCGAGGCCCGCTATGTCCGTCTCAAGGACCGCCCCACCTTCGCCGATGTGGCCTTCATCACCGACGAGAAATACCAGGGGATCGGCATCGGTTCCTATCTCCTCAGGACCTTGATCAAACTGGCAAAGAAGAACGATATCGAGGGCTTTACGGCGGACGTCATCACCGACAACAAGCCCATGATCAAGGTCTTTGAGAAGCTGGGATATCCGATCCATGCCGTGGTCAATTTCGGCGTGTACGAGTTCACCATACCTTTCACGGAAGAAGGCGATGCCGTGAACAAACCACAGGGGAGCCTCTCATGA
- a CDS encoding class I SAM-dependent RNA methyltransferase: MPFSSSIYPILITCPRGASVLLRDEVQGLGFALVSEIETGVFTEGTLADAMKLNLHVRTGHRVLCRVGSFTAGNPRELYSGVSSIPWERYLERDGYFSVTSTVSTPSIRDSQYANLKCKDAIADRFNRKYGRRPDSGPGRERTVVHLHWDESTCHIYLDTSGEPLSRRGYRKIPLHAPMQETLAAAVILATGWRGTSHFVNPMCGSGTLAIEAALIALDRAPGSFRDNFGFMHIVGYDGRLWRTLRNRANRNAKRSCDIKIIATDISEEAIEAAKRNAARAGVEDVLEFGVCDFSRTAVPEGGGVVMLNPGYGERLGDVDSLRSTYHGIGDFFKQRCQGLDGYIFTGNLALAKEVGLRTSRRIPFFNGPIECRLLEYALYRGSRKDRSGVRGENADP; encoded by the coding sequence ATGCCCTTTTCATCCAGCATATATCCTATCCTGATCACCTGTCCCCGCGGAGCATCGGTACTCCTGAGAGATGAGGTGCAGGGGCTCGGGTTTGCCCTCGTCTCAGAGATCGAAACGGGGGTATTCACGGAGGGAACCCTTGCAGACGCCATGAAGCTGAACCTGCATGTGCGGACGGGGCATCGGGTCCTCTGCCGGGTCGGTTCCTTCACGGCCGGCAACCCCCGGGAACTTTACTCCGGCGTCTCCAGCATACCCTGGGAGCGCTACCTTGAGCGCGATGGATACTTCTCCGTTACCTCGACCGTTTCAACCCCCAGCATTCGTGACTCGCAATATGCCAACCTGAAATGCAAGGATGCCATCGCCGACAGGTTCAACCGCAAATACGGCCGCCGACCCGATTCCGGTCCCGGACGAGAGCGGACCGTCGTCCATCTCCACTGGGATGAATCGACCTGTCATATCTACCTTGACACCTCGGGAGAGCCCCTGTCCCGGCGCGGGTATCGGAAAATCCCGCTGCACGCCCCCATGCAGGAAACCCTGGCCGCGGCGGTCATTCTCGCAACGGGCTGGCGCGGGACATCGCACTTCGTCAATCCCATGTGCGGCAGCGGGACGCTGGCGATCGAGGCAGCCCTCATCGCCCTCGACCGGGCACCCGGCTCGTTCCGGGACAATTTCGGCTTCATGCACATTGTGGGATACGACGGCCGCCTCTGGCGGACCTTGAGGAACAGGGCGAACAGGAACGCAAAAAGATCCTGCGATATCAAAATAATCGCCACCGATATCAGCGAAGAGGCGATCGAGGCGGCGAAGCGGAACGCGGCCCGCGCGGGGGTGGAAGATGTCCTGGAATTCGGCGTCTGCGACTTCTCAAGGACCGCGGTGCCTGAGGGCGGTGGTGTGGTGATGCTCAATCCCGGGTACGGCGAGCGGCTTGGAGATGTGGATTCCCTGCGGTCGACCTACCATGGGATCGGCGATTTCTTCAAACAGCGATGCCAGGGTCTTGACGGATACATTTTCACGGGCAATCTCGCCCTGGCAAAGGAGGTCGGCCTTCGAACGTCACGGAGGATCCCCTTTTTCAACGGACCCATCGAATGCCGGTTGCTGGAATACGCCCTCTATCGGGGAAGCAGGAAGGACCGGTCCGGTGTTCGCGGGGAAAACGCTGATCCATGA